In Carettochelys insculpta isolate YL-2023 chromosome 3, ASM3395843v1, whole genome shotgun sequence, the genomic stretch TTTATGCTGCTGAAATAGCCAGTGCACTGGGTTACTTGCACTCTTTGAACATAGTTTATCGGTAAGCAATGTGTTATTCAGTTTAGGCATGATTATAAATGTGCCTATTTTGTGACATCTGTGGAAAATAAATTTAATATAttagtttcaaaataatttctctgAATTTAAAGATTTGCAaaatctctctctgtatatagAGAAAATACTACAAATATTTTCACACTGAGAAGAACTCACATTTGTGTTAATCTCTGTTGCTACAGGGACTTGAAGCCAGAGAATATCTTGCTGGATTCTCAGGGGCATATTGTCTTGACTGACTTTGGACTCTGCAAAGAGAACATAGAACCTAATGGCACTACCTCCACCTTTTGTGGCACACCTGAGGTATGCTTAGTTCTTCTTTCTGAAATGGTTACAGTTGGTCTATAAACTGTGTAGATAAGAGTAGATGAGGCAACAGTAAATATGCACGCCTGATGGAAACTTACAGTGGAACAGATAAGTGGGAGGTAGTAAGATCTttaatctgatagctttccaTGAAGAATGATCCCTATGTAATGGGAACTGTTCTTAAGCTAGCTTGTATATAAATGACATTTTATATCTAGTACAGATGTTGTTCTAAGTAACAGCAGGTTTTTTCATAGTTCAAGAGCCGTagctttcggggggggggggcggttttcCCCTAGTTTCTGTCTTAAGATTCTTCTATCTCTAGCTAATATTATGGTTCTGGTTTTTCTGTGTAACAGTACCTGGCTCCTGAGGTTCTTCATAAGCAGCCCTACGACAGGACTGTTGATTGGTGGTGTCTTGGAGCAGTTTTATATGAGATGCTTTATGGACTGGTAAGTAAGATTTTCTGGTAATTAAAATAGATTGCTGTAGTTCTTATAGGAAAATAGTTCTGTGCTGCAGTCCTTCCAGACTTATTAGCTATACTTGTGGCTTCAGTTAAGATGAGGACTCCAACCAGTGTCCTCTGTTACCTACATCTTGGTTAAGAATCCTGTGTATAATAAGGGCAGCACGTGGCATAAAAATAACAATAGTTTTTGATAGTACAGTAGAATGCATGTGTGTAATTTTATTAAGCACTTAGAAATTATTTacccttttatttgtttttgtttttttttttacagccccCTTTCTACAGCAGAAACACAGCAGAAATGTATGATAATATCCTGAATAAACCTCTGCAATTGAAACCAAATATTACCAATTCTGCTAGACACCTTCTGGAAGGCCTGTTGCAAAAGGATAGGACAAAGAGACTTGGTGCTAAGGAGGACTTTGTAAGTACAATTTAGTAGTTTCTATATATGGTATGAGAAATAATTAGATCACACTACTTTCATTCAATTACTCTTGACCAAATGAATCTAATTTTTCTTTCCTTAACAGATGGAGATTAAGAATCACATCTTCTTCTCTCCAATTAACTGGGATGATCTCATTAATAAGAAGATTACACCCCCTTTTAACCCAAATGTGGTAAGTGTCACATCTTATTATAGAATGTAGACAGGGCTTTTTGCCTCTTAACACGAGGTATGCCCAGAGCGCAGTTAAAGGTAATATACAGCTGGCTGGCAGTCCTCTAAACTGTAGCTATACATTTTTCCTCTTGCTAAAAGGGATGAGGATAAACATGATCaatgacagatttttaaaatagttgGATAGTAAAATCTAGCATTTATCTTGGATCTACATAAACATTGGTTTTTCTTGAAAACACCAATGAACTGAGTCCTTCtgattttacaaatgggaaactAAGAAATTAACTCGTCCCAAGGTagaatttctgctgcttttgttaaCTTGTAATATACAAGCACACCTTGGTTATTTGGATAAAATTTTGATTAAATGAGATCTACTACTGCATGTTGCTGAGGCACCCCTGCATAAATTGCATTATGGGATGATGGAGTGTTTATTCTATTTTTGCTTTTATTGCCTAGCGCTAGTTGGAAGGCAATACAGTGAAATGAATCATCTTGTTTTGCTGCATATGATATCACTAAAGATGggcaacaaaaaaaaagagtcaagCTAAAATTTGGCCAAGCCTGAGATCAAATGATAACACTGAGAGCCCCCAACAAGAGTTTTCATGCTTTTGAATTGATTTGTGAAATCATGGAAAAATGGGAGATTAGGATCTAaacacttgttttcttttttcattttccacAGAGTGGGCCCAGTGATCTGCGACACTTTGACCCCGAGTTTACAGAGGAGCCAGTCCCCAACTCGATTGGCCAATCTCCAGACAGTATCCTCATTACTGCTAGTGTCAAGGAAGCTGCTGAAGCCTTTATGGGCTTTTCATATGCCCCACCCATGGATTCTTTCCTATGaacttctttttcctttctttattttttaattattgttGGCCTTCTGGCTGAGCTGCCAGTTGACCAGTCATCTTGAAACAGAATTTGCACACCTCCACCAAGGCAGCTTTGCAGCCTTAATTTCAACTACACtgtttgctggaagctttttttttttgaacagcaCATAACTCCTCTAAATGATCTTAATAGCATTGCATTTTGATTTGTTCTTCCTCCAAAGTGGTGCTATCTCCTTGGGAAAGAACATAAGTGACTGTTTCCATAGCCTGCTATGGCAGATTGCAGGAATAATAAATAACATGCTGTTTGGAAATAATGTTCCGAAAAACCTTGCCTGAAGATCTGAATGTGATGAGGATTTTATGAAACGTGCCTTTTTTCTGATGAAATCAAGTTAAGCTCCAAACTTTTCCTGTGGCAGAGTGTTTCTCAGTTCGTTTATGTGGGTTTACTACGTGAACAAATGGTATGAGTGTGATGTGCGTACAACAGAGGGACTTAGTTTAAAGCATCAATGTGACACTTGCAGGACGCTACAATGTGGGGCATTGTTTGTTTCTTCCATATGTGGAAGATAAATTTAAGtgtagaatttgattttttttatatatatatatatatatatatatatatatatatatatatatatatatatatacacagttAGCTAACATTATTGAAATGGGCTCACAATTAATTATATCCAAATGCTTGAAAAAAGCATTGCTGCTATGAAAAGTTTCTATTTTTAGAAAGGTTTTTATGGACCAAAATGCCCCAGCTGCAGTTGGTCAAAGctgttgatttatttttctttttaaagtttaaaagatTTCATCTGTAAAGTGGGCATTATTAAGCGGGGGGATGTTGCATTGTATGTAATGTAAAAAGATCTGTACATTCAGTTGTAACTCTAGATGTATATTTAAACTTACAGCCTCGCTTGTGATGTTCTCCATCATTGtaatgtaattaacatggttatgTACTTGTTTTTTGGTGACCAAACCCACTGGTTTGCAGTAAAATATTGAAAACATTCTGTACACTGTAAgtgtgttctttctttttttcttaaaaacatcTTTTCCTTAACAAAAGTTCTATTGAGTTTGTGCTTTTTCAAGGGTTTAAAAAGCAAACACAGATTCTTAGCTGAAGTCCAGAATAAACTTGCTGGCATAACTGTTGGTTAAGGACATGATTTCTGATAACAGCCTTGTTGCAGATGAAGTTACATCAGCAGGTGCTGAATCTATATAGTTATTCTTCTCTTATGGGGCTATCTATGCTGTTATGAGCACTTATACTAGTGTATAATTACAAAGGCAGATTATGCCTTATACTGAAGGGTTTGTTCTGGCTTCAGTCCTTTCTAATGTCCTTTCATCAACACTTTATGGATTCATTTACGCTACAAAGTCAGTACCAGCAATACAACAGCCAAGCTGTACTTGGGCCAAAGCACTAatgtaaatgcaaagtactttactTAGTCAATTGTAGAACAGTCAATTTCATGCAAACAAAATTGGGAAAtgagaaagggatctgggggtcttAGTGGATCACAAAATAAATATGACTCAACGGTGTGActcttccaaaaaaagcaaacattctagGATTATATTAGCAGTAGTGTTTGCGTTTTGGTCACCacattcaggaaagatgtggacaaatgggagaagagcaacaaacattattagaagtctagaaaatatgacctatgagggaagattgaaagaaatgggtttgtttaatctggaaaagagaagactgagagggtacATGATAACTTTCAAGTGTATAAAAAGGTAGTTACAAGAAGGAGGAAGTTAAAATTATTGTTCTTAATTCCTTATGATCGGACAACAAGCAGCAGGCTTAAATTGCAtgaagggagctttaggttggacagCAGGAAAATCTGTCTAATGGTCAGAGTGGGTAAGCATTAGAATGAATTGCCTAGTGCAGTTGTgaaaatctccatcattgcagatttttaagagcagaacacctgtcagggatggcctaaatgctgcttggtccttccatgagtaTAGGGGTTGAAGTTAAATAACCTCTttaggttccttctagttctatgattctatactagGACTCAGGTATCTTACTGCTCTGTAACAAGAATGCatactcagagaggtagctgtgttagtctgtagcttcacaacaaacaagcagttctgtagcattttaaagattaacaaatttatttattaggtaatgagcttttgtgggtaagtccCATTTCTTCAGAGCAGATTTTCATAACACATTTGATTGAACAGTTGAATCCTGCTTACACCAGTGCTTGTACCAATGCGTGGCTGTTGCTCTAGTATTTTTATTCTGTACTGATTTTTCTATGTTGATGAGGCCTATGTCAAGTGGCAGGTAGAGTTTTCAAATGGAGCAAACTGAGCTGAACAAGCATTTGATTACTAGGATGGGAACTAGTTATCTGAACAACATGAGATCAAGCCACTTAGCACCATGAATGTTCTCAAAGGGACTCTGGCTCAACCTTCAGCAGAAGAAATTCTCAGAAAACTGTCAGCTTCCATTTCTGCATGCAAGTAATAGCTGGCATGAGCCTGTGATGTGCTGAACATCTGTGCCTTATTCACTGCCCTCCTcactcattgacttcaacaggtgCAGGTGCTTAGGTCCTCCGAAGATCATGCCAATAATTTGCACACAAAACCCATTTATCCAACTATACGTCTAGTCATTCAGGTATATGTAGTATGAGCAAAACTGTTACTAATGGAAGAAAAATGTCCGGTACTTACAAGGGATAACAGTAATATAAACTCTCTTTTGTTACCTACTATACAAGTGTGCTTAAAGTTCATTAAACTTCAGCAATAAATGCTATATCCATAAAGGGCCTGGTCCTCCAATGGAGCCGTGTCAGTTTACACCAGGCAAGAATCTGGCCCATGTGTGCTAAATTATTTCAATACATTTACCCAACAGTCCAGAAAAGCAACACGTTTACAACAAAATGCTTTTACCTGTGCATCAGTGACCCTTGTGAAATTGCTAACACACAATTTGCACACGCTACACTGTTGCAATGATTCCTATTATGGTATTAACAAAATGCTACTAATATCCTCAATTTGTGTACGAATAAAGAACATGCACTTGTTAAATAACTAATGCATATTATGTGGTGCTCACTACCTGCATACTATCTCCTCAGCATTAGTGTGAAGTTGCAAG encodes the following:
- the SGK1 gene encoding serine/threonine-protein kinase Sgk1 isoform X1, which codes for MTVKAEASGPTLTYSKMRGVVAILIAFMKQRRMGLNDFIQKIATNSYPCKHPEVQSILKISQPEEPELMNANPSPPPSPSQQINLGPSSNPHANPSDFHFLKVIGKGSFGKVLLARHKAEEEFYAVKVLQKKAILKKKEEKHIMSERNVLLKNVKHPFLVGLHFSFQTADKLYFVLDYINGGELFYHLQRERCFLEPRARFYAAEIASALGYLHSLNIVYRDLKPENILLDSQGHIVLTDFGLCKENIEPNGTTSTFCGTPEYLAPEVLHKQPYDRTVDWWCLGAVLYEMLYGLPPFYSRNTAEMYDNILNKPLQLKPNITNSARHLLEGLLQKDRTKRLGAKEDFMEIKNHIFFSPINWDDLINKKITPPFNPNVSGPSDLRHFDPEFTEEPVPNSIGQSPDSILITASVKEAAEAFMGFSYAPPMDSFL
- the SGK1 gene encoding serine/threonine-protein kinase Sgk1 isoform X2 gives rise to the protein MRGKEEKTSLRAFMKQRRMGLNDFIQKIATNSYPCKHPEVQSILKISQPEEPELMNANPSPPPSPSQQINLGPSSNPHANPSDFHFLKVIGKGSFGKVLLARHKAEEEFYAVKVLQKKAILKKKEEKHIMSERNVLLKNVKHPFLVGLHFSFQTADKLYFVLDYINGGELFYHLQRERCFLEPRARFYAAEIASALGYLHSLNIVYRDLKPENILLDSQGHIVLTDFGLCKENIEPNGTTSTFCGTPEYLAPEVLHKQPYDRTVDWWCLGAVLYEMLYGLPPFYSRNTAEMYDNILNKPLQLKPNITNSARHLLEGLLQKDRTKRLGAKEDFMEIKNHIFFSPINWDDLINKKITPPFNPNVSGPSDLRHFDPEFTEEPVPNSIGQSPDSILITASVKEAAEAFMGFSYAPPMDSFL